Genomic segment of Malus domestica chromosome 15, GDT2T_hap1:
CAACCTATGGTACAAGCAATAGATCACACAATCAAATGCGTTTTAGAAAGTCGTAACAAAATAGGGAAAGAACGGTAGAGATGGGAAAATGTGTTTTGTTGATTGTCCATACAGAACAGGCCTACCTCAATTGGAATTCCGCACCATCTCTGCTTCGAGTACTGAACTTACCCAACAGGCAAAATTTTAAAGCTCTATACCATCAGACTTTGAGTGGCTCTGCTTGAACCTTATACAGTTCTCTCATTATCAACATTTTGAACTATAAAAATAATCACAATTTTATCTCTTGATTCCCCATCTTCTAGTGACACGGCCTCACGAATAAGCCCCCTTAACCAAATGAATGGGAGCAAAACCCTTGTCTCACTGACCTTAATTGCAAATCGATAGGTTTCAAAAACGATTTAAGGGTTGaaaaaatataaaggaaaaaagaatAATGACCTAGCATGAGCACTGAGAATGATAATACCAAGAGTAAATCAATGCTCAGATTAGCATTAGGGGGGAAACAAAGACGACCCAAAAAATCATGTTCCCAAACCAGCAATATCAGATAGGAGCCATACGGCAAACCCACAATGCTGTGACAACAAAGAAGTGACGACAAGACCACACTTGTAATATTAGAAGCCATTTATTGGGATAGAGCTTTGACTCAATCAGAACCACGATAAACAAGCATATACGCTCCGCACTTGCCAATTTCACCTCTGTTAAGGATGCAACAGCCCTGCAGATACTGCCGCAGAAAAACCGTCAAATACTACATATAATTCAGTATTTTAACTCCAGCAACTCATTATACAGAAAGCAGAGGATAAGTCCCTGCAGCATGCTACCCTATCTTCCAGTACAATGAaccaatgaaaaacaaagaaagtaatcctgttatgTTGTCTAACTTTGGTATATCAGtctccttaaattttaatacatATCCACAAGCTTCAAGGTGCAACCTCGATAAGGTCTGAACGTTAAAGGCAAGACGCACATCGCGACACCTGAAACCAAGGTTCAGAGAAAGTCTAAATAACCAACACTGGCCTTGGCTTCTAAACGTACAAAATACACACGACAGCTATGGAATACTCCAGAAACAAGAAGTTGAGCTCCAACATACAGGATGCACCACCCATAAAGAGCGGATGACGCCTAACAGCAGTACTCACAGCGATTCCAATCACAAGTTGAAATCTTTTGCCCCTCAACTACTATAAACCTCCAACCCAAAAAAGACATAAACAACCTCGATAATGTTTTCATTTTTAGAAACCCAATTAAATAACTTATTATTTGGTTAATTTTATCTAGACTTTATTCAGCAGGTAGCTGATATCAGGTAACAATTAATAGACAAGACATTTTGCCCCCCAACCAAATGAAGCCGTCGTCAGTAAAACTAAAGCAGAAAGAAATCCACATAAGTAGAATCACGTACGTAACGCTCACGGTGTCAATACTCGAAATTCGTTCTCTTTTTCTCCTCTTGACACACACGTTTCAACTTTCAACAAATAAACCAAATTTGGAAACTAGAAACAAAAAGCTAGGCGCGGAATCAGTTCCTTCCCAATGTAAACTCagcagtcacacacacacacacacacacacacacacacacatgtcaTCACTATACAAACATCTCACGCAAGGGCAGGGCTAACAATTTCTACAAACACAACTATCTAGGGCCAGAATCACATTTCTCTAAAACATTAGCTAAACCAAACATAACCATTATCGTCATCGTCATTAGCAACAACCACCAAATTACATGACAGTCCATCAGCTAAAAATTAccacaaaattaaaaactacaGCAGGTTTAATCCAATCAACAATTCATCAAATCAAATCCACCACAGAACACGCAATGCCCATAAATTCACACAATTCATTGCAAATACGATCAAAAGATTCAGAATTCATGCAATAACACGCCAAATAAAGCTAAAAATTAAACACAATCTGcagaattaaaaaatttcagaACCAAATTACCTACAATTATAATCAATTAACGCAAAACCAAAGCCAATTcaattcaaaacaaattacGAATTATATGAACTTCTTAAAGAATAACGAACTTTCAATCCGCCGCGACACAAAAGCGATGCAGTCGCCAATCCAAATCCGATAGCAAACTCCAATGAGAATCCGATTGGTTATCCGGAGCCCCGACTGAAactgacagagagagagagagggagctaGAGATAGAAACGCAGAGaagaagatagagagagaaagcgatGCGGAACGATGAGAGAGAATTCGAACGCGATTGCTATTTATACCGAAGATACGATCGCTTCGCGAGCCTTCGAAATTGCCTCGAAATCGAAAGCGTCAGGATCACTGGTGACAGCTCTCTGTAGTAAATTGTCTGAAAATATCCCCCCGCTTTTACTCATTCAATAATCTGGTTTTAATCCTCTGCAGTCTCGCTCCCTGTATCCTTCTGCAAATGCGAATCGAACAGTCCTCATGTCTTAACTATCTATCCGACGGTGAAAAACAGAGAAACCACAGTAATTAGAATGCAGCCGCCTGCACTTTAACATTGTCCTTTAAAAGTCCGTGATCTTCTTGTAGACGAAGTTCGCCGTTCAACGCAACGATCCAATCGGCCAAGTCAGCGTGATGGCGCTCCAGCTTGCAATTTGGATTGGGTTGTCGACACGTGTTAATAAATTTGGCCAAGCTTAATTGCTTGCCACGTCTGCAGACGAGATAAAGTGATTTGACGTGGATGATTTTGATggtattaaataaataaatatctaattaattaattaagcatGATTGTATTGTTATTGTAATGCGGATACGTTATGTTTTTGGAATTGACTTCTTAATTTCTCTCAAATTTCATGGTTATCCATTGAACGATTACGTATAAGTATTATTTTCCATTAATTAATATGACGATGTTTATCCATCAACATTAGAGCCATATGATTGTCAAGTTCCCTTGGAGGCTTGGAACCACTTTATATtctaatatatatttgtttttgttgtttcaaTGACTCTTTAAGTTTGTCCGACTCAACGTTCTATCCATAATAATGATCGTACATTTATTTTTAGAGAtatgatattcacacacctcttttacttctctcacatttttttagtttttaaccgttggatctgatgaattgaagaagatcaacggacataaattaacaaagagtgtgtgagaagtaaaaatggatatgtggatagcacaccctttttttttattatctcaACAATGATTCGATTAATTTTTTTCGTATTTATTGAAATTAGTTAACTTGTATGACTCGGTTACCAAAATACGGTCCTAGCTTATGTATGTCTAACGTTCTATCCATAACAATTATCTTATACTCATTTTTTCTTTGTCTGACTCTCAACAATATGCTCTTTGCTCGTAGATTACAAACCGGAGAAAGATGTGATAATCCTTTACTATTCCAAGAATGCCAAAAAATTATAAGATTTGTACAAAAAGCCTCTCACATCTTATAATGTGTAGTATGCCAATTAGAATCATTGAGATAGAAGGTTATACATGGGTCCTGGTATCTTTTTAAAAATTGAACTAGGCAAGCACCGACGATCAGTCTAATTGTTTTCCTAAATTGTGCTTCTATGATAAAAAGcactttttttaaattttcaaaagcAGTCTGATTGGACAGTTGTATTGATCTTTgcagtttgcatgcatgaatcctCTAATTCCTAATGTGATGCACTCTCGTCGTTTCATATTTTtagcacaatgttttataatccTAGTACGGAAATTATGCCAAAAATATGAGGTGGTGGATAGTCAATGAAAAGTCCTACTTttgagagtctccttaacatttctcttccTAATGTTGAAGTTTATGTGAATGATTGTCAGCCAAATGTATATAGGTTTAATATGCATAACCAAACTAATAACGTGGTTACGACTCAAATGCATCTATGATTCTATAGTTCCACATAGATTGTCAACCATTAATGTATATGTAAATCTTCCGGATGTAATCAAGCATTAATGTCTATGAGACTTATTGCATCTACGGTTGAAAGTTGCATACAGATGTGATGCATGTGTAAAGTGTTAATGCATTAGGTCTAATACGCGTAATCAACTATTAACACGTTCATCATGAAACTCGTCTGCATCAACGGTTAAAAGGGTATTTGCGATCATAGAAGGCCGTCATAAGCTCAGCTCAAACTCATAATTATATTTCCTCACTATTAATACTCAGCTCAGCTCCCTAAATTGGTGTCAGAAACTTGATCAAGTCCAAGATGAGAGAGTAATCGGAAACCGTCCCAAAAAAAAGGGTGTTTATGTTTTGACTGATTCAGTTTTACACAGATGTAATAAACACATGCACTCATCACTTCCAGTAAATCTCATTTCTTTACCTCTAACTGCTACTACTTCCGACACACTTAAAGTACAGTGGAAAATTGAAGATTTACCTCAAactgagctttttttttttacttttaccgTCGAGGTTTTGATCAGTTTTCCATCTCCAAtatcctctctttttctctgaTACATGCTGAGAAAGCTAGAACAGAGAAATTGAACCCATTAGATGTGATCTCTTGTATGTGATGAAGAGAAGAAACATTCACATTTTTCTACTCTCCATTTTCCTTGTACAGATCTTTTTCCTAGGTGCCACCACTGGCGAAGTGCTTCCGATTTCGCGCAATGCCGGCCTGAGAGACTCGTCGCACACTTTGCATTACAAGCAAAGGCAGCTCTTGTATTACACTGACCACCATGGATCACGAGGTGTGACTGTGACAGCCGCAGGCTCccttgtttttgaaaatcctaGACTCAGAAGTGCCTACACTGCCCTCCAAGCATGGAAGCGAGCCATGGTCTCGGATCCTTGGGATCAAACATCCAACTGGGTTGGATCCGATGTATGCAAATACACTGGAGTCTTCTGCGCCCAAGCTCCAGACGATCCATCAGTCCAAACTGTTGCTGGCATTGATCTAAACCATGCTGACATTGCAGGGTTTCTCCCGGAAGAGCTTGGTCTTCTCTTGGATATTGCATTGTTTCACATCAACTCAAATCGTTTCTGCGGCAAAGTCCCAAAGAGTTTCAACAAGTTGAAGCTGCTTTTCGAGCTTGATCTAAGCAACAACCGCTTTGCTGGGGAATTCCCTGATGTTGTTCTTCAGCTGCCAGCACTAAAATTTCTGGACCTGCGATTCAATGAGTTTGAAGGTAAAGTCCCCAAGGAACTGTTTGATAAGGACCTTGATGCAATCTTCATCAACCACAACAGATTTTCCTTCCAATTGCCAGATAATTTTGGGAAATCGCCGGTCTCCGTCATTGTCCTTGCTAACAATAACTTCCACGGATGTGTACCTGCCAGCCTCGGCAACATGTCCAAGAATTTAAATGAATTGGTGCTCGCTCACAATGGGTTCCACTCGTGTTTGCCAAAGGAGATAGGGATGCTGAAGAATGTGAGACTGTTCGATGTGAGCCATAATCGGGTTGTGGGAGAGTTGCCGAAGGAAATAGTTGAAATGGAAAGCTTGGAGCATCTGAATGTGGCTCATAACATGCTCAGAGGGACTATACCAGAAGGGGTGTGTGAACTTCAGAATCTGAAGAAATTTAGCTTTGAGCACAACTTTTTCACTAGCGAGCCACTGATGTGTTTGAAGTTGGAGGAGTTTGATGACAGCAAGAATTGCTTGCGGAAAAGGCCAAAGCAGAGAACCTTTTTGCAATGCAAATTGGCTTTGTCTAAAAAAGTTGATTGTAGTTCTTTTGGATGTCATCCTTTCGTTCCTCCTttgccaccatcaccaccattgcctccaccatcaccatcaccgcCTACACCATCACTACCACCACATCTGCCATCACCACCAATGCCTCCGCCATCTCTATCACCTCCGCCTCCACCGTCACCACCACTGCCTCCACCATCTCCATCGCCACCACCGCCTCCACCGTCACCACCTCCATCACCGCCACTGCATCCGCCATCTCCATTGCCTCCCCCACCATCTCCATCCCAGTCACCAAAATTACCATTACCacctccaccatcaccaccatcaccaccaccgcaTCCGCCATATTCATCGCCACCTCCGTTATCTCCATCCCCTTCACCATCATTACcatcacctccacctccacctccacctccaccatcaccatcaccgcATCTGCCATCTCCATCGCCTCCTCCACCGTCTCCATCCCCTTCGCCGCCATTACCATCACCTCCGCCCCCATTACCATCACCGCCTCCACCATCATCACCACTGCATCCACCATCATCACCACTGCCTCCGCCATCTCCATCACCACCTCCACCAtctccatcaccaccaccacgactgcctcctcctcctcttcctccaccTCCACCATCCTCACCTCCTTGCCTTCCCTCTCCACCACCCCCTCCACCATGCTCTCTTCAGAATTCACCACCACCTTCACTACCTTCTCCCCTACCACCACCACATTCTCTTCTGTCACCACCTCCACCACTTCCTTCAACTCCATCCCCACCACCATGTGTGCCATCTTCTCCGCCTCCGCCTTCACCTTCAGCACCAACTCCAGCATATGATGGCCCGTTACCACCAATTAAAGAAACCCCCCACCCTTCACCTACACCACAACCGTATTATTAGTGATTCcttccattttcttctccaCCTTCCAGACAGCTTAGCGACTGATACACTATAGTGAGTACACTCCCACAACTCCGAAAAGCATTTCAACTTCTGAAATAATTGCCAACTGTTTATCTCTACCACTGCAACCAAAGAACACAAAAGAAtgccatcaattatcaaattaCATGGTGAAGGTGAACACGAGAAGTGGGAGACATGCACAGGGAAGGTTATTCATTTTGCTTCTTATTTGACATTTTCACATTGTTATggactggtttttttttttttttttttttttaagtatataaTAAGTTGGAAGATGTAGTTCTAGGCTACTTGGAATGTAATTACAGAGATCTCTAGAttcatatttctgttatattaaGAGCTTTCTTTTGCTTATATTCCGATCTAAATGTATTATGCAATGATGGATATTGGATTGAAAATGCTTACAAATATTTAGAAAAAGTTAGGTCTCAAAATTACCTTCTGCATTGCTCTGCTTCGCTATTCATGAATCGGAATAAACAACCGTAGAATCTTTGTTCCATCTTCGCTGCAGGCAGAAGAAAGTCACcaatcttcattttcatttgagaaaggaaaaaacaacAGATGATctaaataataattgaaaaataaaactccAGTGAAAAAGGCTCAGTACTTGAGCagctaaattaaaaataaaaaaataaaaaaaataaaaaaactgttTTCCTTGTCCTTAATCTTAAAAAGCAGATGACAAATGAACAAAACTGATAGCCGAAATGAGAAGCGTGAATACCAAAGAATTTCAAAGCTCACTGAGGCAAAGCCTCAACTGTACATCGAGTCTTGACCCGAGCCATACCGAAGAGCATAACTTCAAAGCCCCATGCATGCGAGCATCTCCATTTTGATGGCCTAATCAATCGAAACGAGGAAAAAGTACATTTTCAACACGGTTAAAGGAACAATGAACTCCTACACATAAACATATGCACGACTAATAATAAAGCACAGAGGCAACACACAGTGTATATTCAAGATATCCATCAACCCTTGGCTTGCTGATACTCCCCTCATGTATCTTCCTTCTTGACTCGACACGGAAGCTAGCAGGGCATTCAGCACTTGAACATTCTCCTTTTACAAAATCACCCACTCTAGCAAATGGGATCAGGGCGATATCATCACCACCTTGGCGACCGCCTTCTACTTTCACCCATTTGATATGAGCTGCGGAAAACTCTGCATGCCGAGTATCTTGTACCGGGAGGTTAAGAATGTCCTCCATTCTTGCCAACTGTGTAATAAAATGGAAACCCAAATCATAGTTCTACTAATTTATGCAGCACAAATTCAACCTAaggttttttaatataattggtCTTTGTTAGtttccaaattccaaaattcCCAATCTCATGTGGTACCTCTTAACTCAATCTAACATGCAAAACACAAAGGTAAGAAATTTCAAAGCTATTTAAAATTACTAACTGAAAGTGCTTATAAATTAagtcaaaatcatcataagcaCTTCAAAGACAGCAAAAGTAAAAgcattttaacaaaatttacCTTGTGTTCATGGCCCTTCATGCTTCTCCAACTAGCCCAGAAATTGTAAATTCTGGAACTTTTACTCAGCAAGTAATAATTTCAAAGTTTAAAGTTTAtacaaaaccaaaagaaagcaaATTGGGCAGCTCTAGAAAGAGGAAAACCAAAGAGCAGCTGGAAAAATGCAAAAAGTTACAGCTTACATAAGTAAAGAATCCAGGAGAGCGTAAAAGTAATTGAATCTAAAGTAAAAGTAGTAAATTTGAAGAGGGTAATTTCCCTTTAGGGTCTGCATTTCGAATGGGAAGCCATAGAAGGGAGTGATTCAAGGTCTTCCGAGTCTTCCAGCGGAGTGGAAGCTTTTGCTTTCTGGGATCAAGTAATCATCAATAACAACAACATAATATTTAAATCCATTCATTGAATATGTTGGAGAAGTCCATACATCCGAGTGAATAAGTTCCAATAGAATAGAAGAAACATACAGTGACAAATTGAAAGGTAACTTATGGCTTTTGCCCATGGGACATGAATGGAAAAATTCATTAGTTACATTAACACTAATTGGTAATTTATttctattaattaaaaactttaaaacatGAGACGATGGGTGACCTAGCCTAGAGTGCCCAATGGTATTAGTCGCTCTTGTTTCAACAAAAGCATGAACGCCAATATTATTTGATGAGGTACTCGAAAAAGGGTAGAATTCATTCCTACTCCGCCCTTGGAAAAGGATCTTCCCCGTCTGTAGGTCCTGAACAAAATATGAATTAGGGTAAAGAGTGTGTCAACAATTATTATCATTGGTGAATTGATGGATGGAAATGACATTGGAAGAGGCATTAGGGCAAAGTGGAAGGAAGAATTTATGGTGTG
This window contains:
- the LOC103400230 gene encoding leucine-rich repeat extensin-like protein 4, producing MKRRNIHIFLLSIFLVQIFFLGATTGEVLPISRNAGLRDSSHTLHYKQRQLLYYTDHHGSRGVTVTAAGSLVFENPRLRSAYTALQAWKRAMVSDPWDQTSNWVGSDVCKYTGVFCAQAPDDPSVQTVAGIDLNHADIAGFLPEELGLLLDIALFHINSNRFCGKVPKSFNKLKLLFELDLSNNRFAGEFPDVVLQLPALKFLDLRFNEFEGKVPKELFDKDLDAIFINHNRFSFQLPDNFGKSPVSVIVLANNNFHGCVPASLGNMSKNLNELVLAHNGFHSCLPKEIGMLKNVRLFDVSHNRVVGELPKEIVEMESLEHLNVAHNMLRGTIPEGVCELQNLKKFSFEHNFFTSEPLMCLKLEEFDDSKNCLRKRPKQRTFLQCKLALSKKVDCSSFGCHPFVPPLPPSPPLPPPSPSPPTPSLPPHLPSPPMPPPSLSPPPPPSPPLPPPSPSPPPPPPSPPPSPPLHPPSPLPPPPSPSQSPKLPLPPPPSPPSPPPHPPYSSPPPLSPSPSPSLPSPPPPPPPPPSPSPHLPSPSPPPPSPSPSPPLPSPPPPLPSPPPPSSPLHPPSSPLPPPSPSPPPPSPSPPPRLPPPPLPPPPPSSPPCLPSPPPPPPCSLQNSPPPSLPSPLPPPHSLLSPPPPLPSTPSPPPCVPSSPPPPSPSAPTPAYDGPLPPIKETPHPSPTPQPYY
- the LOC139192252 gene encoding uncharacterized protein, whose amino-acid sequence is MKGHEHKLARMEDILNLPVQDTRHAEFSAAHIKWVKVEGGRQGGDDIALIPFARVGDFVKGECSSAECPASFRVESRRKIHEGSISKPRVDGYLEYTLPSKWRCSHAWGFEVMLFGMARVKTRCTVEALPQ